The following coding sequences are from one Paracoccus alcaliphilus window:
- a CDS encoding YdaU family protein, producing the protein MSADKAVHIALYPSDWLAGTRGLTPAETGVYITLVCMMYERQAPLNFDPARLARMCNCPAGTFRKILSVLLDEGKLVEVPEGLWQARVEREIVAARSAMDAASDQGRKAAEARWSKAKTQSDRVENAKVKPQSDKQQRSQHTPEKSNENSECDMQEQCRSNANQNQNQNQIKIHGGDGSACAREGDGMTLRESILTACGADPITGLTGPNGNPLGNRSDMHTVEKWQTDLGLSPETIVAVIRDTMARKRDGPPGRLTYFTKAMQREAAMQSAPKLEPANHEPDPNHSPSRTTYRSGASRAHDNLAAGFARAVSKFQDGG; encoded by the coding sequence ATGAGCGCGGACAAAGCCGTTCATATTGCCCTCTATCCGTCCGATTGGCTGGCAGGGACACGCGGCCTGACCCCAGCTGAAACCGGCGTTTATATCACGCTGGTATGCATGATGTATGAGCGGCAGGCGCCGCTGAATTTCGATCCCGCGCGGCTGGCTCGCATGTGCAATTGCCCAGCTGGAACGTTCAGGAAAATTCTCTCTGTCCTGCTTGATGAGGGCAAGTTGGTCGAGGTGCCCGAAGGGCTTTGGCAGGCCCGTGTCGAGCGCGAAATCGTCGCCGCCAGATCGGCCATGGATGCGGCATCCGATCAGGGCCGAAAGGCGGCCGAAGCAAGATGGTCGAAAGCCAAAACGCAAAGTGACCGAGTCGAAAACGCGAAGGTCAAACCGCAAAGTGACAAACAGCAACGCTCGCAGCACACGCCGGAAAAAAGCAATGAAAACAGTGAATGCGATATGCAGGAGCAATGCAGGAGCAATGCTAACCAGAACCAGAACCAGAACCAGATAAAGATTCATGGTGGTGATGGTAGCGCGTGCGCGCGCGAAGGCGACGGGATGACGCTGCGCGAAAGCATCCTCACAGCCTGCGGAGCCGACCCGATAACCGGCCTGACCGGACCAAACGGAAATCCCCTCGGCAACCGATCCGACATGCACACCGTCGAGAAGTGGCAGACCGATCTCGGCCTGTCACCCGAAACCATCGTGGCCGTCATTCGCGACACCATGGCGCGAAAGCGCGACGGCCCGCCCGGACGCCTGACCTATTTCACCAAAGCGATGCAACGCGAAGCCGCCATGCAATCGGCGCCCAAATTGGAACCAGCAAACCATGAACCAGATCCAAACCACAGCCCAAGCCGAACGACATATCGCTCTGGCGCAAGTCGAGCGCATGACAATCTTGCAGCCGGTTTTGCGCGGGCGGTATCCAAGTTCCAAGACGGAGGCTGA
- a CDS encoding VRR-NUC domain-containing protein yields MTRPVRILRPDDGSAPGLRAPKRKRSDVEGPIHKDILAYLRALFPAASIHHSPNSIGLSGKQIQRQIAHNEAMGTRKGYPDIEVIEIGPVVMMFEVKAPGNYPDADQRKLHDHLRSLGCLVAVVRSRKDVDAALSDWGIQK; encoded by the coding sequence ATGACACGCCCCGTCAGGATCCTGCGTCCGGATGACGGCAGCGCGCCCGGCCTGCGCGCGCCCAAGCGCAAGAGATCCGATGTCGAGGGTCCGATCCACAAGGACATCCTTGCCTATCTGCGCGCCCTGTTCCCGGCCGCCAGCATCCACCACAGCCCAAACAGCATTGGCCTGTCGGGCAAGCAGATCCAACGCCAAATCGCCCACAACGAGGCCATGGGAACGCGCAAGGGTTATCCCGACATCGAAGTGATCGAGATCGGTCCGGTGGTAATGATGTTCGAGGTCAAGGCGCCAGGCAATTATCCCGATGCAGATCAGCGCAAGCTGCATGATCACCTGCGGTCCCTCGGTTGTTTGGTCGCGGTTGTGCGGTCACGCAAAGATGTCGATGCGGCACTTTCAGATTGGGGGATTCAGAAATGA
- a CDS encoding XF1762 family protein, with the protein MTARMRHIRLKLAEANAFVDAHHRHHPSVVGHLFSIGAVLGDILVGVVIVGRPVSRIRDDGMTAEVTRLCTDGTPNACSFLYGKAARAAFALGFDRIGTYTLPDEGGASLRGAGWHLIGVRRSGEWSNPSRPRAAPRHPTGPKLLWEVLA; encoded by the coding sequence GTGACCGCCCGGATGCGCCATATCCGCCTCAAGTTGGCCGAGGCAAACGCATTTGTCGATGCTCACCATCGGCACCACCCATCCGTGGTCGGCCACCTGTTCAGTATCGGCGCCGTGCTGGGTGACATTCTGGTGGGCGTCGTCATTGTTGGCCGCCCGGTTTCGAGAATCCGCGACGACGGGATGACAGCCGAGGTCACGCGCCTTTGCACTGACGGAACCCCCAATGCTTGCAGCTTTCTTTACGGCAAGGCCGCTCGCGCAGCCTTCGCCTTAGGGTTCGACCGGATTGGCACGTACACGCTACCGGACGAGGGCGGCGCTTCGCTGCGCGGCGCGGGATGGCACCTGATCGGAGTGCGCCGGAGCGGTGAATGGTCCAATCCCTCGCGCCCGCGCGCGGCGCCGCGACATCCGACAGGGCCGAAGTTGCTCTGGGAGGTGTTGGCATGA
- a CDS encoding MT-A70 family methyltransferase, translated as MPDLPGTEGGFEVVIADPPWAFSGNSVARPGRNVRRHYSTMTVEQIAAMPVREIVAKQALLLLWITVPFEHRANEVLESWGFKAKSRLIWDKGRIATGYWARNRHEPCIIATRGRFPCPKPALFPTSIIPGKRREHSRKPEWLHDIIDARLPDHRKLELFARRPRDGWTLFGNETVKFEA; from the coding sequence ATGCCTGACCTGCCGGGCACCGAAGGCGGATTCGAGGTCGTGATCGCAGATCCTCCATGGGCGTTTTCGGGCAACAGCGTGGCCCGGCCCGGCAGGAATGTCCGTCGGCACTATTCCACCATGACCGTCGAACAGATCGCGGCCATGCCGGTGCGCGAAATCGTGGCCAAGCAGGCGCTATTGCTGCTGTGGATCACGGTGCCATTCGAGCATCGGGCGAATGAAGTTCTGGAAAGCTGGGGCTTCAAGGCCAAGTCCCGGTTGATCTGGGATAAAGGCCGGATCGCCACAGGATATTGGGCTCGGAACCGGCACGAGCCCTGCATCATCGCCACCCGCGGGCGCTTCCCTTGCCCCAAGCCCGCACTGTTTCCGACATCCATAATCCCCGGAAAGCGCCGCGAGCATTCGCGCAAACCCGAATGGCTGCACGACATCATCGACGCGCGCCTGCCTGACCATCGAAAGCTGGAACTGTTCGCACGCCGTCCCCGCGACGGATGGACGCTGTTCGGCAATGAAACAGTGAAGTTTGAGGCATGA
- a CDS encoding zinc finger-like domain-containing protein, whose amino-acid sequence MTAPKFLCDRCDGTGERFDRRCHTCKGRGGWSTSPEARAKAAKAAKVRRIRAAQEQNRSNPGLYMAVVRNSAQSDFLKSLRTADARGEAWTTFQRNAARQIIDAKGLA is encoded by the coding sequence ATGACCGCCCCGAAATTCCTCTGTGATCGCTGCGACGGCACAGGCGAGAGATTTGACCGCCGCTGCCACACCTGCAAAGGGCGCGGCGGATGGTCCACGAGCCCGGAAGCGCGCGCCAAGGCGGCCAAGGCCGCGAAGGTGCGGCGCATCAGGGCGGCGCAGGAGCAGAACCGCAGCAACCCCGGCCTTTACATGGCCGTGGTGCGCAACTCGGCGCAAAGCGATTTCCTGAAATCCTTGCGGACGGCCGATGCGCGGGGCGAGGCGTGGACGACTTTCCAGCGCAACGCCGCCCGGCAGATTATCGACGCGAAGGGGTTGGCGTGA
- a CDS encoding recombinase RecT, translating to MNAPVTTGPREARLPISKMPLRQVNSVKEMLVNDQAKGQLGAVAAAHMKPERMMRLIANALRTTPKLEQCSPMSLLGAMMQCAGLGLEPNTVLGHAYLIPFDKRGKNKQTGRWEVIGTDVQLVIGYKGLIDLARRSGHITSISANIHYSDDELWEYEEGTEATLRHRPGPQDGDKLHAYAIAKFKDGGHAYVVLPWSQVMKIRDGSQGWQSALKTATQYNKPVNSPWASHEDEMAKKTAIRALSKYLPLSTEFRDAVEVDNSRAAFADFAMNPTEGLNVEQTDYIDGEYGSGDDQDYDQETGEVAQVEDQRATQQSIDPEPEKEPAPRQRRSTAKAADHTDKTPHNDRPKRSAPKDGDKVGGGLFSMSDLIQKIDQSIKDNLTDGAPLDETLELFDAQLAEIKRDAPDEYAAMIEEYEAFVAEREGESQ from the coding sequence ATGAACGCGCCAGTCACCACCGGCCCGCGCGAGGCCCGACTCCCCATCAGCAAAATGCCGCTCCGTCAGGTCAACAGCGTCAAGGAAATGCTGGTCAACGATCAGGCCAAGGGCCAGCTGGGCGCCGTCGCGGCGGCGCACATGAAGCCTGAGCGAATGATGCGCCTGATTGCCAACGCGCTGCGCACCACGCCGAAGTTGGAGCAATGTTCGCCCATGTCCCTGCTGGGGGCGATGATGCAATGCGCCGGGCTTGGGCTGGAGCCGAACACGGTTCTTGGTCACGCCTATCTCATCCCGTTCGACAAGCGCGGGAAGAACAAGCAAACCGGGCGCTGGGAAGTCATCGGCACCGACGTTCAATTGGTCATTGGCTACAAGGGTCTTATCGACCTGGCCCGCCGTTCCGGCCATATCACGTCGATCAGCGCGAACATCCACTATTCGGATGACGAATTGTGGGAATACGAGGAAGGGACCGAGGCCACCTTGCGGCACCGGCCCGGCCCGCAGGACGGAGACAAGCTGCACGCCTATGCCATCGCCAAATTCAAGGATGGCGGGCACGCCTATGTCGTCCTGCCGTGGTCACAGGTGATGAAGATCCGCGACGGCAGCCAAGGCTGGCAGTCGGCGCTCAAGACGGCGACGCAATACAATAAGCCGGTCAATAGCCCGTGGGCATCGCATGAGGACGAAATGGCGAAGAAAACCGCCATTCGTGCGCTGTCCAAGTATCTGCCGCTGTCCACCGAGTTCCGCGATGCGGTCGAGGTCGATAACAGCCGGGCGGCCTTCGCGGATTTCGCGATGAACCCGACCGAAGGGCTGAACGTCGAGCAGACCGATTACATCGACGGCGAATATGGGTCCGGTGACGATCAGGACTATGATCAGGAAACCGGCGAGGTCGCCCAAGTTGAGGACCAGCGCGCGACCCAGCAGTCGATCGACCCGGAGCCGGAAAAGGAACCGGCCCCGCGCCAGCGCCGCAGCACGGCCAAGGCGGCCGATCACACCGACAAAACCCCGCACAATGACCGCCCCAAGCGCAGCGCGCCGAAGGACGGCGACAAGGTGGGCGGCGGCCTGTTCTCGATGTCGGACCTGATCCAGAAAATCGACCAGTCGATCAAAGACAATCTGACCGACGGCGCACCGCTGGATGAGACGCTGGAACTGTTCGACGCGCAGCTTGCCGAGATCAAACGGGATGCGCCCGACGAATATGCGGCGATGATCGAGGAATACGAAGCTTTCGTGGCTGAGCGTGAAGGTGAATCGCAATGA
- a CDS encoding DUF2312 domain-containing protein — translation MSDDTKVTLRTGDGQTVLETTTGGLKAAADRLNRKPPMKDDPDFSKHNQQAYDVTAGELRQFIEQVEQLESEKKEISDQIRETFAEAKARGYDTKALKTVISERKRDKDELAEHEAIVDLYKQSLGMA, via the coding sequence ATGTCGGACGACACAAAAGTCACGCTCAGGACGGGCGATGGACAGACCGTTTTGGAAACCACGACGGGGGGCCTGAAGGCTGCCGCAGATCGGCTGAACCGCAAGCCGCCGATGAAGGATGATCCCGATTTCAGCAAGCACAACCAGCAGGCCTACGACGTGACGGCTGGCGAATTGCGGCAGTTCATCGAGCAGGTCGAGCAGCTGGAATCGGAGAAGAAGGAGATCAGTGACCAGATCAGGGAAACCTTCGCAGAGGCGAAGGCGCGTGGCTACGACACCAAGGCTCTCAAGACGGTGATCAGCGAGCGCAAGCGCGACAAGGACGAACTGGCCGAGCATGAGGCCATCGTGGACCTCTACAAGCAATCGCTGGGGATGGCGTGA